The following proteins are encoded in a genomic region of Papaver somniferum cultivar HN1 unplaced genomic scaffold, ASM357369v1 unplaced-scaffold_10, whole genome shotgun sequence:
- the LOC113326477 gene encoding berberine bridge enzyme-like 22 yields the protein MFQCTRHMFFAIPREATAPEPSYTSGGEDFLQCLNVNHVAKTPTIPIYTQNNVSYKNILRSSGRNFRFLSTTKPKFIVTPTHESHVQASVICCKKYGLDLKVRNGGHDAEGMSYVSDALSFAIVDLTHFRNVAVDVNGSTAWIQAGATLGEVYYNIAKKSKTHGFPAGFSPTVGVGGHISGGGLGALVRKYGLAADRVIDAYIVDVNGKILNKKTMSEGLFWAIRGGGAASFGVLLSWKVKLVRVPATVTVAMVQKTLEQGATDIVHKWQFIADRLDKNVFIGLKISLVSNNKINLGDERTVQAEFSILFLGNGGVPKLLQLSQESFPELGLTDKHCSEMTWAESHLYFSHEHGKPLEFLLARDDPSTENFSKSKSDHVKVPISKNGLLELWRRLLEHDDIMPTLIWTPYGGKMNEISESEIPFPHRRGNIYNIFYVVSWFEDGESEKNLDWMRNLYEYMTPYVSKSPRTTYLNTRDLDLGAYENGQSISYLKAREWGRKYFKDNFERLVQVKSEVDPGNFFKNKQSIPPIRLILMGLEIIVRFE from the exons ATGTTTCAGTGTACTAGGCATATGTTTTT tgCTATCCCAAGGGAAGCAACTGCACCAGAACCGTCATACACTTCAGGTGGTGAAGATTTTCTTCAATGTCTAAATGTCAATCATGTTGCCAAGACACCAACAATTCCAATCTATACCCAAAACAATGTATCTTACAAAAACATCCTTCGATCTTCTGGAAGAAACTTCAGATTCTTATCCACTACAAAACCGAAGTTTATAGTCACACCAACCCATGAATCCCATGTTCAAGCATCTGTTATTTGCTGCAAGAAATATGGTTTAGACCTTAAAGTTCGAAACGGTGGCCATGATGCAGAAGGGATGTCTTATGTATCCGATGCTCTATCATTCGCCATCGTTGACTTGACTCATTTTCGAAATGTGGCTGTCGATGTTAATGGTAGTACTGCATGGATTCAAGCTGGAGCTACCCTTGGTGAAGTTTATTATAATATCGCCAAGAAAAGTAAGACCCATGGATTTCCAGCTGGGTTTTCTCCCACAGTAGGCGTTGGTGGGCATATTAGTGGAGGTGGATTAGGTGCCTTGGTGCGAAAATATGGCCTTGCAGCTGATCGAGTCATTGATGCCTACATCGTGGATGTTAATGGGAAAATTCTTAACAAGAAAACTATGAGTGAAGGCTTATTTTGGGCAATTAGAGGAGGTGGAGCAGCTAGTTTCGGGGTCCTTCTCTCATGGAAAGTTAAGTTGGTTCGCGTACCAGCTACTGTAACTGTTGCTATGGTCCAGAAAACACTAGAACAAGGTGCAACAGACATCGTTCATAAATGGCAATTCATTGCTGACAGGCTCGATAAAAATGTCTTTATTGGACTGAAGATATCTTTGGTCAGTAACAATAAGATTAATCTTGGGGACGAAAGAACAGTGCAAGCTGAATTCTCAATCTTGTTTCTCGGGAATGGCGGTGTCCCAAAACTTCTCCAACTATCGCAAGAGAGCTTCCCTGAGTTGGGTTTAACAGATAAACATTGCTCTGAAATGACTTGGGCTGAATCTCATCTATACTTCTCTCATGAACATGGAAAACCGTTAGAATTCTTATTAGCCAGGGATGATCCGTCAACAGAGAACTTCTCCAAGTCAAAATCTGATCATGTCAAAGTCCCAATATCAAAAAATGGATTGTTAGAGCTATGGAGAAGGTTGCTAGAACACGATGATATTATGCCTACATTGATATGGACACCTTATGGTGGAaaaatgaatgaaatctcggaatCTGAAATTCCATTCCCACATAGACGGGGTAATATTTACAATATTTTTTATGTCGTAAGCTGGTTTGAAGACGGTGAATCAGAAAAGAATTTGGATTGGATGAGAAATTTATATGAATATATGACTCCATATGTATCTAAGTCTCCAAGAACTACATATCTTAACACAAGAGATCTTGACTTGGGGGCGTATGAGAATGGTCAGTCTATTAGTTACTTGAAAGCTAGAGAATGGGGTAGAAAATACTTCAAGGATAACTTTGAAAGATTAGTACAAGTTAAAAGTGAAGTTGATCCTGGAAATttcttcaagaacaaacaaagTATTCCTCCAATTAGACTTATTTTGATGGGGTTAGAAATCATTGTTCGGTTTGAATGA